Proteins from a single region of Leptolyngbyaceae cyanobacterium:
- a CDS encoding TenA family protein, giving the protein MTISNQLWQANQDLARACLEHPFVQGIASGKLSRSRFAYYVGQDAFFLGAFARAYSIAAAKAPDWQGFEMFHELAGGVLEELKLHRGYAAQWGVDLLCVKPEPATRRYTDFLLVTAWAGDTGITAAAMVPCMRLYAFLGNELAYNGIPDHPYGEWIRTYRNPEFLELVDRLERLADRYVDRAATVEETYRYAMLCERDFFQAAWDSENENHPDAG; this is encoded by the coding sequence ATGACTATTTCTAATCAATTGTGGCAAGCTAATCAAGACTTAGCCCGAGCCTGTTTAGAACACCCTTTCGTACAGGGTATTGCATCTGGCAAACTTTCCCGATCGCGATTTGCTTATTATGTTGGGCAAGATGCCTTTTTCTTGGGTGCTTTTGCGCGTGCTTACAGTATCGCGGCTGCCAAAGCACCCGATTGGCAAGGATTTGAGATGTTTCACGAGTTAGCTGGAGGGGTGTTGGAAGAGTTAAAACTGCATCGAGGTTATGCAGCGCAATGGGGGGTAGACTTGCTTTGCGTCAAACCCGAACCAGCCACCCGCCGCTATACTGATTTTTTATTAGTAACCGCTTGGGCAGGTGATACTGGGATTACCGCCGCTGCAATGGTTCCATGTATGCGGCTATATGCTTTTTTAGGAAACGAACTTGCATATAACGGAATTCCAGACCATCCTTATGGGGAATGGATTCGCACTTATCGCAACCCGGAGTTTTTGGAACTAGTCGATCGGCTAGAACGATTAGCAGATCGCTATGTCGATCGCGCGGCGACGGTAGAGGAAACATATCGCTATGCCATGCTTTGCGAACGAGACTTTTTCCAAGCAGCCTGGGACTCAGAAAACGAAAACCATCCTGATGCAGGTTGA
- a CDS encoding ComF family protein, with product MVNWNQKLKGLLNLFLESQCPLCQRSTAKDFCPDCQRQLIRCQIAKPEKFWRGELPIFAWGIYGGALKRALAVLKYENQPQVAQVLGYWLADAWGKSSFASKGDLTVVPIPLHPKKQQERGYNQAELLAESFCQVTGLSLARHGLERVRETEALFSMSAVEREENLAAAFTLGKGFRRRIPKTPILLLDDIYTTGATARASALVLRQHGMKVFGIVAIATPRSESFSSTP from the coding sequence ATGGTTAACTGGAATCAAAAACTCAAGGGGCTACTCAATTTATTTTTAGAATCTCAGTGTCCGTTATGCCAGCGTTCAACTGCAAAAGATTTTTGTCCTGATTGTCAGCGGCAACTCATCCGCTGTCAAATTGCTAAACCAGAAAAATTCTGGCGGGGTGAGTTGCCGATTTTTGCGTGGGGAATCTATGGCGGAGCGCTGAAGCGAGCGCTAGCTGTTTTAAAATACGAAAATCAACCTCAGGTAGCTCAGGTATTGGGGTATTGGCTGGCTGATGCTTGGGGAAAATCTTCTTTTGCTTCTAAGGGGGATTTGACAGTAGTCCCAATTCCTCTGCATCCCAAAAAACAACAGGAAAGAGGTTACAATCAAGCAGAATTGCTGGCAGAGAGTTTTTGCCAAGTAACGGGTTTATCTTTAGCACGACATGGCTTGGAACGGGTGCGAGAAACGGAAGCTTTATTTTCGATGTCGGCGGTTGAGCGAGAAGAAAATTTAGCGGCAGCTTTTACATTAGGAAAAGGTTTTCGCCGCAGGATTCCTAAAACTCCTATTCTATTGTTAGATGACATTTATACTACTGGAGCAACGGCTCGTGCTAGTGCTTTGGTACTCCGGCAGCATGGAATGAAAGTATTTGGTATAGTTGCGATCGCAACTCCCAGATCCGAATCTTTTTCTTCTACTCCGTAA
- a CDS encoding pre-peptidase C-terminal domain-containing protein — MIKAFTARFRPILLVPTVLLAMGMSASIVRAQAKLYNPLPLPANGEITDNLSDNDIPTGQGGFARDYIVELTADDNVAVDLTSENFDTIVTLLAKNGTTVAENDDGPDGSTNSLLFTRIKDRGTYIIRVRAFGETAGGEFKLKVTRLRPI, encoded by the coding sequence ATGATTAAAGCTTTTACTGCTCGGTTTAGACCTATTTTGCTCGTTCCTACCGTATTGTTAGCGATGGGGATGAGTGCCTCGATCGTGAGAGCGCAGGCTAAGTTGTATAATCCGCTCCCTTTACCTGCTAATGGTGAAATTACAGATAACCTTTCTGATAATGATATTCCGACCGGGCAGGGCGGTTTTGCCAGAGATTATATAGTTGAATTAACAGCTGACGATAATGTAGCTGTCGATCTGACTTCAGAGAACTTCGATACGATCGTTACTCTCTTAGCTAAGAACGGCACGACAGTTGCAGAAAATGATGATGGGCCAGACGGTAGCACCAACTCCCTTTTATTTACTCGCATCAAAGATCGAGGTACTTATATTATTCGAGTGAGGGCTTTTGGAGAAACGGCTGGTGGAGAATTTAAATTGAAAGTAACCCGCCTGCGACCGATTTAA
- the cobS gene encoding adenosylcobinamide-GDP ribazoletransferase: MTDKSWVEWLRRFLHQQGSTLAAAIAFYTCLPVPTSWTLAFSGIARLAPIVGLAIGGILALIDSGLHLLGMPVLTQSALVVIAGIALTGGLHLDGVMDTADGLAVPDPQRRLEVMSDSVTGAFGAMAAIALVLLKTVALADLNSYRWLALMASAGWGRWGQLVAIICYPYLKPNGKGAIHKNSQHSATDLMPGFFLLLALSGFLILQDESSWLMAAGMVFGGSAIAVLTGAWFNHKLGGHTGDTYGAVVEWTEALLLCLLTGLQ; encoded by the coding sequence ATGACTGATAAAAGCTGGGTTGAATGGTTGCGTCGATTTTTGCATCAACAAGGCAGTACGCTGGCGGCGGCGATCGCCTTTTATACTTGTTTACCGGTTCCCACCAGTTGGACGCTAGCTTTTTCAGGGATAGCCCGTCTAGCACCGATCGTCGGGTTAGCGATCGGTGGAATCTTAGCACTAATAGATAGTGGTTTGCATTTATTAGGAATGCCCGTACTCACTCAGTCAGCCTTAGTAGTGATCGCGGGAATTGCTCTGACTGGTGGATTGCACCTGGATGGAGTGATGGATACGGCAGATGGCTTGGCAGTGCCAGACCCCCAACGTCGCCTAGAAGTGATGTCGGATAGCGTAACCGGGGCTTTTGGAGCAATGGCGGCGATCGCATTAGTATTGCTCAAAACCGTGGCTCTGGCGGATCTGAATTCTTACCGCTGGTTAGCTTTGATGGCATCTGCGGGTTGGGGACGTTGGGGACAATTAGTGGCAATTATCTGCTATCCCTATCTGAAGCCGAATGGAAAAGGTGCCATTCATAAGAACTCTCAACATTCAGCTACCGATCTGATGCCGGGATTTTTCCTATTGTTGGCATTGAGCGGGTTTTTAATCCTTCAAGATGAAAGTAGCTGGTTGATGGCAGCAGGAATGGTTTTTGGGGGAAGCGCGATCGCTGTTTTAACTGGTGCCTGGTTTAACCATAAATTGGGCGGTCACACCGGGGATACCTACGGCGCTGTCGTAGAGTGGACGGAAGCTTTATTACTCTGTTTGCTTACCGGACTCCAGTAA
- the tgt gene encoding tRNA guanosine(34) transglycosylase Tgt yields MSSSFKFQCLAGCSHTKARAGVFSTPHGLVETPRFMPVGTLATVKTVTPAQLQETGAQMVLANTFHLHLQPGENIVSKAGGLHRFMGWHGPMLTDSGGFQVFSLGRGNSSDRPMRKITEEGVTFRSPRDGRIIELTPERSIQIQNDLGADVIMAFDECPPYPCDRERMTASVARTYRWLERCINAHRREDQALFAIVQGGVHLDLRQEAAVSLASLDLPGYAIGGVSVGEPPDLIEKIVQATAPLLPPDKPRYLMGVGTYREMAQAIASGVDLFDCVIPTRFARHGTALVRGERWNLKNAQFKEDFTPLDASCDCYTCQNFSRAYLCHLVKSQEILAYTLLSIHNITELVRFTQRIREAILCDRFTTEFAQWLAKDEG; encoded by the coding sequence GTGAGTTCTAGCTTTAAATTTCAATGTTTGGCTGGTTGCAGTCATACGAAAGCACGCGCTGGAGTGTTTTCGACGCCTCATGGGTTAGTAGAAACGCCTCGTTTTATGCCTGTGGGAACCTTGGCAACGGTGAAAACCGTTACTCCTGCTCAATTGCAGGAAACCGGGGCGCAAATGGTGTTAGCTAATACTTTTCACCTACATTTGCAACCAGGTGAAAATATTGTGTCTAAAGCTGGCGGTTTGCATCGATTTATGGGCTGGCACGGGCCAATGCTCACGGATTCTGGTGGTTTTCAAGTTTTCAGTTTGGGTAGGGGTAATTCCAGCGATCGCCCTATGCGTAAAATTACTGAAGAAGGCGTGACGTTTCGTTCTCCTCGCGATGGCAGAATTATCGAATTAACCCCAGAACGATCGATCCAGATTCAAAATGACTTGGGTGCGGATGTCATCATGGCTTTTGATGAATGTCCGCCTTACCCTTGCGATCGAGAAAGAATGACGGCATCTGTCGCACGCACTTACCGCTGGCTGGAACGTTGTATCAATGCTCATCGACGGGAAGATCAAGCGTTGTTTGCGATCGTGCAGGGAGGAGTTCATTTAGATCTGCGTCAGGAAGCAGCAGTATCTTTGGCAAGTTTAGATTTACCTGGATATGCGATTGGCGGGGTGAGTGTGGGAGAACCGCCGGATTTAATTGAAAAGATCGTGCAAGCTACTGCACCTTTGTTACCGCCTGATAAACCGCGTTATTTGATGGGAGTTGGTACTTATCGCGAAATGGCACAAGCGATCGCATCTGGGGTAGATTTGTTTGATTGCGTGATTCCCACCCGCTTTGCGCGTCATGGTACGGCTTTGGTACGAGGGGAACGGTGGAATCTGAAAAATGCTCAATTTAAAGAAGATTTTACGCCTCTAGATGCTAGTTGCGATTGTTATACCTGTCAGAACTTCTCTCGCGCTTATTTGTGCCATTTGGTGAAATCCCAGGAAATTCTGGCTTACACTTTGCTGTCGATTCACAATATTACCGAATTAGTTCGCTTTACTCAAAGGATACGAGAAGCGATTTTATGCGATCGCTTCACCACAGAATTTGCTCAATGGCTTGCTAAGGATGAAGGATAA
- a CDS encoding photosystem II reaction center protein K: MEAALLLAKLPEAYSAFDPLVDVLPVIPVFFLLLAFVWQAAVGFR; this comes from the coding sequence ATGGAAGCAGCGCTCTTGTTAGCAAAACTCCCCGAAGCTTATTCAGCGTTTGACCCCCTGGTAGACGTTCTACCAGTAATTCCCGTATTTTTCTTGCTGTTAGCTTTCGTTTGGCAAGCAGCAGTTGGTTTCAGATAA